In Amyelois transitella isolate CPQ chromosome 28, ilAmyTran1.1, whole genome shotgun sequence, the following are encoded in one genomic region:
- the LOC106133735 gene encoding uncharacterized protein LOC106133735: MSFEEGPLYYREIQKNAYLKRVPNEPTGSKFMQLGYKKVPLKPMWTLFCIHNGRTPYLEQYPEATSPTTLCHKPVWTACLRTARHVTASVKPRAGGEYDFLVDTQHGSIRMIAPDWDTMQDWVSCLRSKLQELRIVSPGENVYCAAPAAPAPRAPARDPTSPLPPTPPVPPDRVPGIELIPPRPPPEEAQNPPEPLPLPPPQAEPVDISNWEVDPQPGTSMDQPQSVAKICGQNICLDDSILRRRESCDDFFDDDDGNEDYKQTVKVGDEAAEENVQCETPPQATNITVIQVSNKGPPHTAIPVLGPETDVFNFEFKEKVTIQPDNFVNIVNTESNGYGAVFNDGDYGHLSLTTTVNLTTDNSSSNVNVTDNSTGNDTTEGVYERLCMASTSNETVSRLRNMEKLRKSSLPNLDTNDSTYEYLFPNNNGNDSSRTEESVTQNGNGHEVSRINLVQNVDTVRVRSSIERSQSQSAYDSGDRVRDRLVRPSRSPRRDVNKTEKSEALPTKPIWKRGLTELSLLTKLRIGGKRHESPNRQEPDVDSHRATTSPVKVVRRSRPEGRVDGVRRRSSSLNNGQLAGPAPPLRPLRARQAAALVAEQRRGAAVAVTVSARDPPAFVDYDHQVWICHWGNSGRVVNGRPGDRVCAVRRQAPRSAQHALQLLRQDRQRVDILFHRVPLGKIYVLNRRNNESLGLKLDSECNITSVERGSVCASAGLPPAGRWAVTEVNNRHINLLKGGEEEMQRLIMHGSEVSVLIQPSALVKKIRTALKANKHLIYR, translated from the exons ATGTCCTTTGAGGAGGGACCGCTGTATTATAGAGAAATACAGAAGAATGCGTACCTCAAGAGAGTACCGAACGAACCAACGGGCAGTAAATTCATGCAGCTTGGTTATAAG AAGGTACCACTCAAACCAATGTGGACGCTATTCTGCATCCACAACGGACGGACTCCGTACCTCGAGCAGTACCCAGAAGCGACTTCCCCCACCACGCTGTGCCACAAGCCGGTGTGGACAGCGTGTCTCCGTACAGCGAGACACGTGACAGCCAGTGTGAAGCCCCGCGCCGGGGGGGAGTATGACTTCTTAGTGGACACGCAGCACGGATCTATTAGGATGATCGCTCCTGATTG gGACACGATGCAAGACTGGGTGTCGTGCCTCCGCAGCAAGCTCCAGGAGCTGCGCATCGTGTCTCCCGGCGAGAACGTGTActgcgccgcgcccgccgcgccggCGCCGCGCGCGCCCGCCCGCGACCCCACCAGCCCGCTGCCGCCCACGCCGCCCGTGCCGCCCGACAG GGTACCGGGCATAGAGCTCATACCACCTCGCCCCCCACCAGAAGAGGCCCAGAACCCCCCAGAACCGCTCCCACTACCACCACCACAAGCGGAACCCGTGGACATCTCTAATTGGGAAGTGGACCCCCAACCCGGCACCAGTATGGACCAACCCCAAAGTGTTGCCAAGATATGCGGACAGAATATATGTCTCGATGACTCTATCCTGAGACGGAGAGAGAGTTGCGATGATTtctttgatgatgatgatggcaACGAGGATTATAAGCAGACGGTGAAGGTTGGTGATGAAGCGGCTGAAGAAAATGTTCAGTG CGAAACGCCTCCACAAGCAACAAACATAACGGTGATCCAAGTATCCAATAAAGGTCCTCCGCACACAGCCATCCCGGTTTTAGGTCCGGAGACAGATGTCTTCAACTTTGAATTCAAAGAGAAAGTCACAATACAACCGGACAACTTCGTCAACATAGTCAACACAGAAAGTAACGGTTACGGAGCAGTTTTCAACGATGGGGACTACGGTCACTTGAGTTTAACAACCACGGTTAATTTAACAACGGATAACTCTTCGAGCAATGTTAACGTAACGGATAATTCAACAGGCAACGATACAACGGAAGGTGTCTACGAGAGGTTGTGTATGGCTTCAACTTCAAACGAAACGGTGTCACGTTTGAGGAATATGGAGAAACTGAGGAAGTCATCGCTTCCAAATTTGGACACGAACGATTCAACGTATGAATATTTGTTTCCGaataataatggaaatgaTTCTTCTAGAACAGAAGAGAGTGTAACGCAGAATGGTAATGGACATGAAGTGAGTAGGATTAATTTGGTGCAAAATGTGGATACGGTTAGAGTGAGGAGTAGTATAGAGAGATCTCAAAGTCAGAGTGCGTACGATAGCGGAGACAGAGTTAGAGATAGACTTGTGAGACCTAGTAGGAGTCCACGAAGAGATGTTAATAAGACTG AAAAATCGGAGGCTCTGCCAACGAAACCAATATGGAAACGGGGTCTCACGGAACTGTCTCTGCTGACCAAGCTGAGGATTGGCGGGAAACGGCACGAGAGCCCCAACAGACAGGAACCGGATGTTGAcag TCACCGCGCAACAACTTCTCCCGTTAAAGTTGTACGTCGGTCGAGACCTGAAGGCAGAGTGGACGGAGTAAGGAGAAGAAGCAGCTCTTTGAACAACG GCCAGCTCGCCGGCCCCGCGCCGCCGCTGCGGCCGCTGCGCGCGCGCCAGGCGGCCGCGCTGGTAGCGGAGCAGAGGCGCGGCGCCGCCGTCGCGGTCACCGTGTCCGCGAGGGACCCGCCCGCCTTCGTGGACTACGATCACCAGGTTTG GATATGCCACTGGGGGAACTCCGGCCGCGTGGTGAACGGCCGCCCCGGAGACCGCGTGTGTGCCGTCAGGAGGCAGGCGCCGCGGAGCGCCCAGCACGCCTTGCAGCTCCTCAGGCAGGATAGGCAGAGG GTGGACATTTTGTTTCACCGGGTGCCCCTCGGAAAAATATACGTTCTCAACAGGAGGAACAATGAGAGTTTGG GTTTAAAACTGGACAGTGAATGCAACATAACATCGGTGGAGCGCGGTTCAGTGTGCGCAAGCGCAGGCCTCCCGCCGGCGGGGCGGTGGGCGGTCACTGAGGTCAATAACCGACATATAAACTTACTCAAG GGTGGCGAAGAAGAGATGCAGCGTCTCATCATGCACGGCTCCGAGGTGTCAGTTCTTATCCAGCCGTCAGCTCTAGTCAAGAAAATAAGGACGGCTCTCAAAGCCAATAAACACCTTATATACAGGTAG